The segment CACACAGGTCAGCGCGTACACATCGGCGCGGTAGGTCACCTCGTCACTGGTGAACCGTTCCGGCGCCATGTACGCGTAAGTGCCCACCGCGGTGCCCATCTCGGTCAGCTTCTCGTCGCTGGCGGCATTGGCGATACCGAAGTCGACCAGGTAGGCGAAATCGTCCCGGGTGATCAGGATGTTCTCGGGTTTGACGTCGCGGTGCATGATGCCGCTCTCGTGGGCGGCATCAAGCGCCGAGGCGATCTGCCTGACGATGGCGACCGCGCGCGCCGGCGTCATCGGGCCGTGGCTCCTGAGGATCTTGCGCAGATCGGCCCCGTTGATCATGCGCATGTCGACGTAGAGCACTCCGTCGATCTCGCCGTAGTCGTGGATCGGCACCACATGGGGTTCCTGCAGGCGTCCGGCCGAATGCGCCTCGCGCTGAAGGCGCTTGCGGAACACCGGGTCGTGAGACACCCCCTCGGGCAGCAACTTCAGCGCGACGATGCGGTCCTTTTCGGTGTCCTCGGCTTCGTAGACTTCGCCCATGCCGCCGCGCCCGATCAGCCTGCGCAGTCGATAACGACCGAAATCCGTACCCTCACGTGACGTCGGCCCGGTCATTTTTCTGCTCCCACTCGGTGTGTCGGCCCATCACATTATCGGTTCCGCAGAACGCGCACCCCGCAAGCTCAGCGGGCCGCCACGATCTCGAACACGAATTCGTGGTCGCACACCCGGACTCGGTCACCGCTGGTGAGGGTCGCGGTGCCGCGGATTCGCTGCCCGGCCACCTCGATTCCGTTGGCCGAGCGCAGGTCGGTGATGACATAACTGGTGCCGGTGTCGACGATGACCGCGTGGTGGCGGCTGACGCTCACGTCGTCGAGCACGATGTCGTTGTCGGGGAGACGCCCGATCCGGGTGGCCGCCGACAGCAGTGGGTAGATCCGTCCGGAGGCCGACCGCATCTGCGCGGGGGCCGACTGTGCGCCCGTCGCGGTGCGCATGTCGATGTTGATCTTGTGCACGGCCGTGGTGCGCGCGGCCTGCCGGGTGTTGATCGGTTCCTGGCGCAGGATGCGTTCGGACAGTGCGCGCACCGTCGGGCCGGGGTCGATGCCGAGATCCTCGGCCAGGGTGCGGCGCAGGCGCTGGTAGGCCTCCAGCGCGTCGGATTGCCGCTCGCTGACGTAGTAGGCGGTGATCAGTTGTGCCCACAGCGGTTCGCGGTAGGGATACTGGGTGACCAGTGATTCCAGCGTCCCGATGACGGCATGGCCTCGGTTGCAGGCGATCTCGGCCTCGGCGTGCGCGGTGTGCGCGACGACTTTGTCCTCGACGAGGGCGGTCGCGAACGGGCCGACGAACTCGAAATCGCGCAGGTCGTCGAGTACCGGTCCGCGCCACTGCGCCAGCGCTGCGGCCAGGTGGCTGCTGGCCTGTTCGAACTGGTTGGCCGCGGCGGCCTGCACGCCGGCATTCTTGGCCGTCACGAAGCGACCGAGATCGCAGCCGTCATCGGTCACGGTGAGCCGGTAGCCCGGTGGGGCGCTGGCCAGGATCATCCGGCCATCGGCACCGCCACCACTGATCAGCTTGCGCAGATTGGAGATGTAGGCATGCAGACTGGCCTTGGGCTCGGGCGGCGGGAACTGCTCCCACGCCGCACCGACCAGGGCGTCGCTGCTGACCGGACGATTGCGGCTCATCACCAGCATGGCCAGCACGGCGCGCTGCTTGGGTGTCCCCAGCGCCACCGGCGCACCGTTGATGCACAACTGCAGCGGGCCGAGCACCCCGAAGTCCGCGCCACCGCTCACCGACGTCCGCCTTTCATGGCTCACCATTGTGCCCGGATGCCCACGCACACCACCCCGGCAGTGGTAGAACGTGTTCTAGTTTTGCGAAAGGGCGAGTCATGGCATTGCGGGTTGTGCAGTGGGCCACGGGCGGCGTCGGTGTCGCCGCGATCAAGGGTGTGCTCGAGCATCCCGACCTGGAATTGGTCGGTTGCTGGGTGCATTCGCCGGCCAAGCACGGGCGCGACGTCGGCGAACTCATCGGCGGCGAAGCGCTGGGAGTCGCCGCGACCACCAGCGTCGAGGAGATTCTGGCGCTCGACGCGGACGCAGTCGTCTACGCGCCGCTGATGCCCAACCCCGACGAGGTGGCCGCCCTGCTGCGGTCGGGAAAGAACGTCGTCACCCCGGTCGGCTGGGTCTATCCGGGCGAGAAACAGGGCGCAGCGCTGCGCGAGGCCGGCCTGGCCGGCAATGCAACGCTGCACGGCACCGGCATCGCCCCCGGCGGGATCAGCGAGAAGTTCCCGCTGCTGTTCTCGGCGATGTCCACCGGGGTGACCTTCGTCCGGGCCGAGGAGTTCTCCGACCTGCGCACCTACCACGCCCCCGACGTGGTCCGCCACGTCATGGGGTTCGGTGACACCCCGGACAAGGCGTTGTCCGGACCGATGCAGAAACTGCTCGACGGCGGGTTCATCCAGGCCGTGCGGATGTGCGTCGACGAGTTCGGGTTCAACGCCGATCCGAAAATTGTTGCCCGACAGGAGATCGCCGTGGCAACCGCGCCCATCGACTCACCGATCGGCATCATCGAACCGGGTCAGGTGGCGGCCCGCAAGTTCCATTGGGAGGCTGTCGTCGGTGACCGGGTGGTGGTGCGGGTGACGGTCAATTGGCTGATGGGGGAGGAGAACCTGGCCCCGGCATGGGATTTCGGGCCCGAGGGGCAGCGCTATGAGATGGAGGTGCGCGGCAATCCCGATTTCACGGTGTCGATCAAAGGTTTTCAAGGTGAGGTGGGCGAGGAGGGTCCGGAGCCCGGCGTCGTCGCGACTGCGGCGCACTGTGTCAACTCCATCCCGGCGGTCTGTGCCGCACCGCCCGGTATCGCGACCTATCTGGATCTGCCGCTGCTCAGCGCGAAGGCCGCGCCCGAGCTGAGATAGTCAGGGCCGCCGGCGGTCGGGCAATCATCGGATCGGCGCGTGCTGGCACACTGGCTGACCATGACACGTGCACTGATTCTGGGTGGCGGGGGCCTGGCGGGTATCGCCTGGGAGACAGGTGTGCTGACCGGGATCGCCGACGTGGCGCCACAGATCGCCGAGAGGCTGCTGAATGCCGATGTCCTGCTGGGCACCTCGGCCGGCTCGGCGGTGGCGGCCCAACTCGGCGGTGGCGCATCCCCGGCCGAGCTGTATGCGCGCCAGCTTGCCGAGGAGTCCCACGAGATCGACCCCGGGGTCACCATCGACGAGCTCACCGAGGTGTTCATCGGTGCGCTCGGTGCCCCCGGCAGCACCCTGGAGCGGCTGCGTCGTATCGGCGGGATCGCGCTGGCCGCCGACACCGTTCCCGAGCGGGTGCGCCGCGAGGTGATCGCGCACCGGTTGCCGTCGCACGACTGGCCGGACCGGGATCTGCGGATCACCGCCACCGACACCGCGACTGCTGAACTGGTGGTCTTCACCGCCGATTCGGGCGTCGCACTGGTCGACGCGGTCGCCGCCAGTTGCGCGGTCCCGGGCGCCTGGCCGGCGGTCACCATCGGGGACCGCACCTTCATGGACGGCGGGGTGGGCAGCACCGTCAACATGGCGGCCGCCGCGGACTGCGCGGCAGCGGTGGTGCTGGTGCCCGCCGGCGAGACCGCGCCGTCGCCGTTCGGCGCCGGGCCGGCCGAGGAGATCGGGGCATTCTCGGGCGCGGCGTTCGCGGTGTTCGCCGACGCTGACGCGCTTGCCGCGTTCGGCCGCAACCCGCTGGACCCGCAGTGCCGGCGGCCCTCCGCGATCGCCGGACGCGGCCAGGGGCGTCGGGTGGCGCCGGCCCTCGCGGCGTTCCTGGCCGGTTAACCGAGCGCGTCGAGGGCCGCCGCGGCCAACTCCTGGCCGATCTCGATGACCTCCTCGGCGCGGTGGTACTCCAGACTGCGGCACGCGTTGCGCGGGATCTCGATGAGCAGATCCGGCGGATAGGTGGCCAGCGTGTGCCGAGCCAGCGCCGACTGGGCGATATCGATGGTGCGGTTCATGATCTCGAAGCTGCCCAGCCGCGGCAGCGCGGGAAGTCCGCTGTCGCTCAGCGGTTCGGGAACGTCGGCGGCGTCGTCCAGCGAACTGCTGAACCTGCTCAACACCGACTTGGCGGCCGGACTGTCCATCACCCGCTGGGCCGTGGCGGTGTCCAGCAACGCCGTTGTGCTGCGCCACATCCGGCCCAGCCACTCGGTGGTGACCCGCGGTTCGGGCTCACTCAACCGGACCGCGGGGTCGCCCCCGGACAGGCTCACCGCGATGGTGAGGTCGGCGTTGACCGCCGACAGCGGGGCCATCGGCAGCGGGTCCAGGATGCCGCCATCGGCCAACAGCCGGCCGTCGAGGACGTGCGGGGTGAAGATGCCGGGGATCGCGATGGACGCCCGGATGGCATCGTCGAGCGGTCCGCGTTGCAGCCACACCGACTTGCCGGCGATCAGATCGGTGGCCACCGAGGTGTAGGGGATGGGCAGCGACTCGATGGTGACGTCGCCGAGGATGTCGCGCACCGCGTCGAGGATCTTCTCGGCCCGCAGCACACCCGGTGACGTCAGCGACGGATCCAGCAGCCGCAGCACCGCCCGTTGGGTCAACGATCCCGCCCACTGTGCGAATTCGTCGAGCTTGCCGGCGGCGTGTAACCCGCCCACCAGCGCCCCCATCGACGACCCGGCGACGCCGACGATGTCGTAGCCCCGCTCGGTCAGTTCGTTGATCACCCCGATGTGCGCGTAACCGCGCGCACCCCCGCTGCCCAGTGCCAGCGCGATTCGCATGCCCTCATTGTGGTGCACCCCGCGCCGCCACGGGCGGCCCGGGAGGGCGGACTTGGCCTCGCCGTGATTCGAACCTCAGCCGCACTCCGCGTTCGCCGCGGCGTAGGCGGCCATGATGACGGCGGCCTGCTGCCCAGGGGTCAAATCCGCCCAGGCGATGTTGAAGCTGCCCGGACCGGACGCGCCGGGGGCCTGCACCGTCTGCAGGTACGCCTCGACGGTGCCCCGCTGCTGGTCGAACCAGGCCCGCGCGGCAAGACAGGCCTGGCCATAGCCCGATTCGGTGGCATCCGCCGGAGCGCCGACACCGGTCGTCACGCCGCCCGGGGACACCTGCACGGCGCCGTCGGGCACCTCACCGGGCTGCGCCGGCGGCGTGGTCTCCGCGGCGGCGGTGCTCGTGGTGGTGGTGCCGGTCACCGGTTCCTCGGCGCTGGGCGAGCACCCGGTCAGGACGATCGCGGCGGCAGCGGTCACGAGGATCGGGTAGCGGCGCATACCGCCAATCTATGCAACACTCGCGGCCATGACGGAGACCACCGGGTTCTGGGGTTGTTGTCGGGCTGTGTGAGCGCCGACCCACCCACCCGTTTCCGTTCCCTGGAGTCCCTTCATGGTCACCCCCACCCTTTCGCCCGCCGTCTCGGCGCCGACCCGACTGCGCGTGCCCGATCTGCTGGCCGCGACCGACCGCAGCGCCGACGATGTGCTGTCCGGCCGCTACGACCGGCTGTTGGCCGGTGCCCGGCTGCCCACCGACGAGCGCTGGTACCGCCGCCTCCACGGTGACGACGAACTCGACATCTGGCTGATCAGCTGGGTGCCCGGCAAAGCGACCGAACTGCACGATCACGGCGGCTCGCTGGGTGCGCTGACGGTGGTGTCCGGAGCCTTGCGGGAGACCCGCTGGGACGGAACGGGGTTGCGTGACCGCGAGCTGGCGGCCGGCGACCAGGCCGGCTTCCCGCTGGGCTGGGTGCACGATGTGGTGTGGGCCCCAGGGGCGAGCGACGCGGCGGGCAATCGGCGCAGCCCCGCCCCGGTGACCCTGAGCGTGCACGCCTACTCGCCGCCGCTGTCGGCGATGTCCTATTACCGGGTGACCGAGCGGAACACGTTGCGCCGCAGCCGGACCGAACTCACCGATGCTCCGGAGGAATAGTCACATGCCCAGTCGTATCGATGTCATGCTCGACGCCGCCCGGGCCCGGTTGCAGCGGATCGAGGCCGCCGACGTGCCCGCCGCGTTGCGGCGCGGCGCCCTGCTCGTCGACATCCGGCCGGGCTGGCAGCGGGCCGCCGAAGGCGAGGTGCCCGGTGCGTTGGTGATCGAGCGCAATCACCTGGAGTGGCGGCTCGACCCCACCAGCGACGCCCGCATCCCCGAGGCCGTCGGCGATGACGTCGAATGGATCGTGCTGTGCTCGCAGGGCTTTACGTCCAGCCTCGCCGCCGCCGCGTTACACGACCTGGGGCTGCACCGGGCCACCGATGTCATCGGCGGCTATCAGGCGCTGCCGGACGAACTGACCTCAGCTGCTCTCGTCGGAACGTAGGGTCGGGCGCAGCCGCTCGGTCTTCTCCGGCGTCCAGCCCGGGGGCTGCAGGATCGCCGCCCAGGCATTGGCGACATCGCGCACGTAGACGTGGCCGTGCCCGTCGGGCACATCGACGGCCACCGCCATATCCGCGGACACCTGCAGGAAGGTCACCACCGGGATCCACTCCATCCGCGGGGAGACGTCGTAGCCGCGCGGCTCTTTGAGCCAGTCGGGTTTGGCGAACAGCAGATCGGGGTTCCACCATGCGATCGGGTCCGAGGCGTGCTGCAGATACACCACCCGCGGCTGTCCCCATGGGTCGTCGGGTCGGCCGAGGTCTTTCGCGGCGATGGCCGAGAACCGGACGTTCTCGCCCTTGTCGAAAATGGGCAGCCACTGCGGGGAGCCCTCATCGCGATTGATGGTGAGGTTGGTCCAGATGGTGTTCTTGAACGTGGGACCGGAGAACAGCGCGCCGTCGGTGCGGGCGATGAGGTTGTTCAGGGCCAGGAACGGGGCCTCGCCGCCGAACGAGCCGAGGCTCTCGCCGAACACCACCAACTTCGGTCGATCATTTTCGGGCAACTCGCGCACCAGCGCGTCGACGGCTTCGAACAATGCCTGGCCGGCCTGCCGGGCGTTCTCCTGGTCGACCAGGAAGGAGATCCAGCTGGGCAGGAACGAGTACTGCATCGACACGATCGCGGTGTCGCCGTTGTACATGTACTCCAGCGAGGAGGCCTCGGCCTCGTTGATCCAGCCGGTACCGGTGGTGGTGGCGACGGCGATGACATCGCGTTCCAGCCCGCCGGTGCGCCGCAACTCCTCGGCGGCCAGCTTGGCGGTGGCCTTGATGCCGTCGGCGGAGTTCAGCCCCGCGTAGGCGCGGATCGGTTCGGTGGCGGGAGAGCCGTTGAACTCGGTGAGCTCGGCCACCGACGGGCCGCCCGCCACGAAGTTGCGACCCTGATGCCCCAGCGACTCCCAGCTGACCAGCGACTGCGGTCCGCCGGAGCGCAAAGCGGTTGTGGGGGCCGGATTGTCGGGATCATCCTCGTTGTTGACGTTCTCGAAGGTGCTGTTGATGGTGCTCATGGCGAAACGGACCACGATGCCGTTGAGCAGTGCGATGGCCAGCGCGAGGACCAGGGCCACCGCCACCACGCCGGACACCCTCGGGGGCGCGACCCGCTCCAGCTGGCGCACCAGGTAACGGACCAATCTGCCCACCAGCTGGCCGATCTCGACGAACACGAACAGGAACACGATGCCCAGCACCGCGGTCAGCGGGTGATCCCAGAACCCGAGCCGGGGTACGCCCATCAGGTCGCGGATGTCGTCCTGCCAGACGTGGAAGTAGACGATCGCCGCGATCTGCCCGATGACGCCGACCACGAGCAGGGCCAGCCAGGCCCACTTCGGTGGCCTGGCCGTGTGCTCCCACGACAGCATGTAGCGGAACAACCAGACGCCGAAAACCCCCAGGCCGTAGCCGATACCGCCGGCCGCGCCGCTCACCAGTCCCTGGAACAGCGGACCGCGCGGTAACAGCGACGGGGTCAGCGACAGCCAGATGAACACCAGCCCGACCGCGGTACCGGTGAAGGTGTAGTGCCTGCTCCACCAGGCGCGCGTGACCGGCGCTTCGGTGGTGTCCGGTTCCGTGGCGGTGACATTCACCGCTCGACTTTAGCGATGGGTGAAGTTCGCCGCGCGCTTCTCGGTGAACGCGGCCATGCCTTCCTTCTGGTCCTCGGTCGCGAACGCCGAGTGGAAGATCCGCCGCTCGTAGAGCAGGCCCTCGGCCAGCGTCGACTCGAAGGCGCGGTTGACGGCCTCCTTGGCCATCCGGGCGGCCGACAGCGACATCCCGGCGATGGTCGCGGCGGTGGCGTTCGCCTCGTCGAGCAGGCGCTCGGCCGGGACGACCCGGGAGACCAGGCCGGCCCGCTCGGCCTCGGCGGCGTCGATGGTGCGGCCGGTGAGAATCAGGTCCATCGCCTTGGCCTTGCCGATGGCGCGGGTCAGGCGCTGGCTGCCGCCCATGCCGGGCAGCACGCCCAACTTGATCTCGGGCTGGCCGAATTTGGCGGTATCGGCGGCGATCAGCAGATCGCACATCATCGCCAGCTCGCAGCCACCGCCCAGGGCGTAGCCGGCGACCGCGGCGATGGTGGGGGTGCGGGTGGCGGCGAATGCGCCCCACAGCGCGAAGAAGTCCTGGCTGAACACATCGGCGAAGGACAGGTCGGCCATTTCTTTGATGTCGGCGCCGGCGGCGAACGCCTTCTCGCTGCCGGTCAGGATGATCGCGCCCACACCGGGGTCGGCGTCGAGCTCGGCTGCGGCGGAGGTGACCTCGTGCATGACCTGGCTGTTGAGCGCGTTGAGGGCCTTGGGCCGGTTCAGCGTGATGGTGGCCACCCGGCCGTCGCGGGTCAGCAGAATGGTCTGGTAATCAGTCATCGGAGTGTCCTTCAGAACGTGAGATCGGGTTCGGCGGAAGCGAAGTAGGCGTCGATCGCCGCATCATCGCACTCGGCGAGCGTGGCCGGCGACCACTGCGGATTGCGGTCCTTGTCGACCAGCTGGGCGCGGATGCCCTCGACGAAATCATGCGACTTGGCCGAGGCCACCGACACCCGGAACTCCTGCTGCAGCACCTCTTCCAGGGTCCTGAGGTGCCCCGCGCGTCGCACCGCGGTGAGCGTCACGGACAGGGCGATCGGGGAGCGGGTGGCGATCAAGTCGGCGGCGTCACGGGCGGCCTGCTCATCATGGGCGCGCAGATCGTCGAGGATATCGGCCACGGTGTCACCGGCGTAGCAGCTGTCGATCCAGTCACGTTGGGCCAGCAGTGCACTGGGCGGTGGCTCCTCGGCGTAGGAGTTCAGTGCGTCCTCGTGCCCGTCGGTGATGACGGCCTCGGTGAAATCGTGGAGCCGCTCGTGCGGAACGAAATGGTCGGCGAAGCCCAGGGCGATGGCGTCCGCACCGGAGAAGGGGGCGCCGGTCAGGGCGGCGTGCAGGCCGAGCAATCCCGGCGTGCGCGCGAGCAAGTAGGTGCCGCCGACATCGGGGATGAAGCCGATACCGACCTCGGGCATGCCCATCTTCGTCTTGTCGGTGACCACGCGGACGTTGCCGTGCGCGCCGACACCGACACCGCCGCCCATCACGATCCCGTCCATGACGGCGACGTAGGGCTTCCGGTAGCGGCCGATGTGGGCGTTGAGCCGGTACTCGTCGGACCAGAACTGGCGTGCGAAGGAGCCGTCGCCGAGGGCGCTCTGACGCAGGGCCACCACGTCACCGCCGGCGCACAGGCCGCGTTCGCCGGCGCCGGTGAGCAGCACGCTCCGCACGGAGTCGTCGTTCTCCCAGGTCGTGAGCGCCTGCTGGAGGCCGGCGACCATCACGTCGTTGAGCGAATTGATCGCCTTGGGACGGTTCAGCGTGACGATCCCGACGCCGTTGCGGACACTTACTAGGATGTCCTCGTTTTCTGCCACGACTGCAATCTAGTTCGTAGCCCCGGCGTGACGTGCGACGGGTAGGGTTTGCACGAAGATCAACCTGGACGTTTCCTGAGAACTTTCTCAGTCGTCACTGGCTGGGCGTGGGAACCTGTTCGGTGCGTTGATCGTTGACCGTGTGTTCGTCAATCGAACCACCAGTACTGAAGGAGAGGACCTACGGTGCGCGAAAGCAGCAACCCGGTATTCCGATCACTGCCCAAGGGGCAGGGCGGATACGCGCAGTTCGGTACCGGAGCCGCAAGCTTCGGTGCGCAGCAGGTACAGGCGCAGCCCTACGCAACCCAGTACCCCGATCAGCAGCAGGCCGGCGTCGCACGGCCGATGACCATCGACGACGTCGTCACCAAGACGGGCATCAGCCTGGCGATCCTGACCGCGGTGGCCGTCGTCTCCTACTACATGGTGAGCACCAACCTCGCTCTGGCCACGCCGTTCACCCTGGTGGGTGCGCTCGGTGGCCTGGCGCTCGTCCTCATCGCGACCTTCGGGCGTAAGCAGGACAATCCGGCCATCGTGCTGAGCTACGCCGCGCTGGAGGGCCTGTTCCTCGGTGCGGTGTCCTTCATCATCGCCAACCTGGCCTCGGTCGGCGGCGTCGGCATGATCGCCCAGGCGATCGTCGGCACGCTCGGCGTGTTCTTCGGCATGTTGGTGGTCTACAAGACCGGTGCCATCCGCGTCACCCCGAAGTTCACCCGGATGATCGTTGCCGGCCTCTTCGGTGTGGTTGCCTTGATGCTGATGAACCTGGTGCTCGGCATGTTCGGTGTCGGCGGCGGTGCGGGCATGGGCCTGCGCGACGGTGGCGCCATCGCGATCGGCTTCTCGCTGCTGTGTATCGCGCTGGCGGCGTTCAGCTTCCTCATCGATTTCGACGCCGCGGATCAGATGATCCGCGCCGGTGCCCCGGAGAAGGCCGCATGGGGCGTCGCCCTGGGTCTGATGGTCACCCTGGTGTGGCTGTACCTGGAGATCCTGCGTCTGCTGAGCTACTTCAACAACGACTAGCAGTCCGGCCAGAGAAAGGGCGTCCCGCACGGGGCGCCCTTTTTCGTTGCCTCTGCGGTGAGGGCGGTGGCTACTCGCACTTTTGCGCCGTCCGCGCAGAGTCGACATATCCACAGTCGCGGATCGATGCACAGGGCGCGTCCGACGATCACGGCCGGCCGTGTGCCTGTCGGCTCGGGTCGGCACGGTCCAGTCATGGACATCTCCGCGCCCTTCATCGGTAGTGAGGCATTGGCGGCAGGTGCACTCAGCCGGCACGAGCTACGCAAGTACTACCGCGCCGTACTGCCCGACGTGTATGCCGACAAGCGTGCCGCGCTCACGCTGCGACAGCGCACCATGGCGGCGTGGTTGTGGTCCGGACGTGAATCGGTGATCGCGGGTGCGGCAGCGTCAGCACTGCATGGCGCCGACTGGGTTGCCGATGATGCGCCGATCGAGCTCATCTGGCCGAATGCCCGCGCGCCGCGGCAGGTCATCACCCGGCACGACCTCCTGCTCGACGGCGAGGTGCTGGTGCTCGACGGGATGACGGTCACCACGGCCCACCGCACCGCATTCGATCTCGGTCGACGCGGCCGGATGGGCGATGCCGTCGCACGCCTGGACGCGTTGATCCGGGCTACCGGCCTGACACCGGCTGATGTGCGTGGGGTAGCCGAACGTCATCGTCATACCAGGGGACTGCGGCAACTCGAGCGGGCGCTTGAGCTGGCCGACGGCGGTGCACAGTCTCCGAAAGAGACGTGGCTCCGACTGATGCTGACCGAGGACGGTTTTCCGCGGCCGCGCACGCAGATTCCCGTCCTCGATCCGGCCGGCTACGCCAAGTACTACCTGGACATGGGGTGGGAGGACCGAAAGCTGGCCGTCGAATACGACGGGGTGCAACACGCGGAGGCACTCGCCTACGACATCGAGCGACACGACTACATCGCCGGCCTCGGGTGGAGCGTCGTCAGAGTGGCGGCGGGCCAACGGCGTCCCAGCATCATCGCTCGTGTGGAGCGGGAGTGGCGCCGGCTTTCCGCGTTGACTCTGCGTTGAGGGCGTGGGCTACTCGCACTTTTGCGCCATGGGCGCAGAGTCAGCGAGAAGTGGGGCGGACCCGGCTCGCCGCCTCGACGGCATTGGCGCGGGCCACGTCGACGTCGGCGTCGTAGGCCAATGCCACCCCCATCCGGCGTTTCACGAAGCTCTCCGGCTTGCCGAACAGCCGAATATCGGTGCGTGGCACCGCCAAAGCCTCATCCACCCCGTCGAAGACGACACCCTCGGCGTCCACCCCGCCGTAGATCACCGCGCTCGCACCGGGTGTCCTCAGCGTGGTGTCCACGGGCAGTCCGAGGATCGCGCGGGCGTGCAGCTCGAACTCGTTCTGCCACTGCGTCACCATCGTCACCATGCCGGTGTCGTGCGGGCGCGGACTGACCTCGCTGAACCAGACGTCGTCACCCTTCACGAACAGTTCGACGCCGAAAATGCCCTGCCCGCCGAGGTTGTCGGTCACCGCGGCGGCGATCTGCTGGGCGCGCCGCAGTGCGGCGGCCGACATCGGATGCGGCTGCCAGCTCTCCACGTAATCACCGCTGACCTGCTTGTGGCCGATGGGCTCGCAGAATTGGGTCCCGCCCACCGCGCGCACCGTGAGAAGCGTGATCTCGTAGTCGAAGTCGATGAACCCCTCGACGATGATCCGGGTGTTGCTCA is part of the Mycobacterium adipatum genome and harbors:
- a CDS encoding BTAD domain-containing putative transcriptional regulator, translating into MSGGADFGVLGPLQLCINGAPVALGTPKQRAVLAMLVMSRNRPVSSDALVGAAWEQFPPPEPKASLHAYISNLRKLISGGGADGRMILASAPPGYRLTVTDDGCDLGRFVTAKNAGVQAAAANQFEQASSHLAAALAQWRGPVLDDLRDFEFVGPFATALVEDKVVAHTAHAEAEIACNRGHAVIGTLESLVTQYPYREPLWAQLITAYYVSERQSDALEAYQRLRRTLAEDLGIDPGPTVRALSERILRQEPINTRQAARTTAVHKINIDMRTATGAQSAPAQMRSASGRIYPLLSAATRIGRLPDNDIVLDDVSVSRHHAVIVDTGTSYVITDLRSANGIEVAGQRIRGTATLTSGDRVRVCDHEFVFEIVAAR
- a CDS encoding dihydrodipicolinate reductase, which produces MALRVVQWATGGVGVAAIKGVLEHPDLELVGCWVHSPAKHGRDVGELIGGEALGVAATTSVEEILALDADAVVYAPLMPNPDEVAALLRSGKNVVTPVGWVYPGEKQGAALREAGLAGNATLHGTGIAPGGISEKFPLLFSAMSTGVTFVRAEEFSDLRTYHAPDVVRHVMGFGDTPDKALSGPMQKLLDGGFIQAVRMCVDEFGFNADPKIVARQEIAVATAPIDSPIGIIEPGQVAARKFHWEAVVGDRVVVRVTVNWLMGEENLAPAWDFGPEGQRYEMEVRGNPDFTVSIKGFQGEVGEEGPEPGVVATAAHCVNSIPAVCAAPPGIATYLDLPLLSAKAAPELR
- a CDS encoding patatin-like phospholipase family protein, whose product is MTMTRALILGGGGLAGIAWETGVLTGIADVAPQIAERLLNADVLLGTSAGSAVAAQLGGGASPAELYARQLAEESHEIDPGVTIDELTEVFIGALGAPGSTLERLRRIGGIALAADTVPERVRREVIAHRLPSHDWPDRDLRITATDTATAELVVFTADSGVALVDAVAASCAVPGAWPAVTIGDRTFMDGGVGSTVNMAAAADCAAAVVLVPAGETAPSPFGAGPAEEIGAFSGAAFAVFADADALAAFGRNPLDPQCRRPSAIAGRGQGRRVAPALAAFLAG
- a CDS encoding patatin-like phospholipase family protein, which produces MRIALALGSGGARGYAHIGVINELTERGYDIVGVAGSSMGALVGGLHAAGKLDEFAQWAGSLTQRAVLRLLDPSLTSPGVLRAEKILDAVRDILGDVTIESLPIPYTSVATDLIAGKSVWLQRGPLDDAIRASIAIPGIFTPHVLDGRLLADGGILDPLPMAPLSAVNADLTIAVSLSGGDPAVRLSEPEPRVTTEWLGRMWRSTTALLDTATAQRVMDSPAAKSVLSRFSSSLDDAADVPEPLSDSGLPALPRLGSFEIMNRTIDIAQSALARHTLATYPPDLLIEIPRNACRSLEYHRAEEVIEIGQELAAAALDALG
- the lpqV gene encoding lipoprotein LpqV encodes the protein MRRYPILVTAAAAIVLTGCSPSAEEPVTGTTTTSTAAAETTPPAQPGEVPDGAVQVSPGGVTTGVGAPADATESGYGQACLAARAWFDQQRGTVEAYLQTVQAPGASGPGSFNIAWADLTPGQQAAVIMAAYAAANAECG
- a CDS encoding cysteine dioxygenase, producing the protein MVTPTLSPAVSAPTRLRVPDLLAATDRSADDVLSGRYDRLLAGARLPTDERWYRRLHGDDELDIWLISWVPGKATELHDHGGSLGALTVVSGALRETRWDGTGLRDRELAAGDQAGFPLGWVHDVVWAPGASDAAGNRRSPAPVTLSVHAYSPPLSAMSYYRVTERNTLRRSRTELTDAPEE
- a CDS encoding rhodanese-like domain-containing protein, whose amino-acid sequence is MPSRIDVMLDAARARLQRIEAADVPAALRRGALLVDIRPGWQRAAEGEVPGALVIERNHLEWRLDPTSDARIPEAVGDDVEWIVLCSQGFTSSLAAAALHDLGLHRATDVIGGYQALPDELTSAALVGT
- a CDS encoding alpha/beta hydrolase gives rise to the protein MNVTATEPDTTEAPVTRAWWSRHYTFTGTAVGLVFIWLSLTPSLLPRGPLFQGLVSGAAGGIGYGLGVFGVWLFRYMLSWEHTARPPKWAWLALLVVGVIGQIAAIVYFHVWQDDIRDLMGVPRLGFWDHPLTAVLGIVFLFVFVEIGQLVGRLVRYLVRQLERVAPPRVSGVVAVALVLALAIALLNGIVVRFAMSTINSTFENVNNEDDPDNPAPTTALRSGGPQSLVSWESLGHQGRNFVAGGPSVAELTEFNGSPATEPIRAYAGLNSADGIKATAKLAAEELRRTGGLERDVIAVATTTGTGWINEAEASSLEYMYNGDTAIVSMQYSFLPSWISFLVDQENARQAGQALFEAVDALVRELPENDRPKLVVFGESLGSFGGEAPFLALNNLIARTDGALFSGPTFKNTIWTNLTINRDEGSPQWLPIFDKGENVRFSAIAAKDLGRPDDPWGQPRVVYLQHASDPIAWWNPDLLFAKPDWLKEPRGYDVSPRMEWIPVVTFLQVSADMAVAVDVPDGHGHVYVRDVANAWAAILQPPGWTPEKTERLRPTLRSDESS
- a CDS encoding enoyl-CoA hydratase; translation: MTDYQTILLTRDGRVATITLNRPKALNALNSQVMHEVTSAAAELDADPGVGAIILTGSEKAFAAGADIKEMADLSFADVFSQDFFALWGAFAATRTPTIAAVAGYALGGGCELAMMCDLLIAADTAKFGQPEIKLGVLPGMGGSQRLTRAIGKAKAMDLILTGRTIDAAEAERAGLVSRVVPAERLLDEANATAATIAGMSLSAARMAKEAVNRAFESTLAEGLLYERRIFHSAFATEDQKEGMAAFTEKRAANFTHR